The nucleotide window CCGGTGGAGCGCAGGGAGCCGGGCGCGGTGGGGGCCTGCGTGTCGGGCGCGGGGCGCGTGGGCGTGGTGGTGCTGAACGCGGCGCTCGCCGCGGAACGGTTGCCCGCCGCGTCGCGCGCCTTCACGGTGAACGTGTAGGTCGTGTTGGCGGCGAGCCCGGTGACGGTGGCGCTCGTCGTGGTGGAGGTGGCCGAGGCGGAGGCTCCGCTGTTGACGAAGACCTCGTAGCCGGTGACGCCCACGTTGTCGGTGGAGGCGCTCCAGGTCAGCGACACGCTGTCATACGTCTTGGCGGGTGAACCGACGCCGGAGGGCGCGGTGGGGGCCTGCGTGTCCGCGGGAGGATTGCCGGTGCGCTCCAGCCACAGGGCGAGCACGTTGGGCGGTTCCCAGCCCACCAGGGACGTGTGGGACTGACGGCAGTCGTAGCCCTTCCCTCCATAGGACGCGATGTCACCCACGGCATACGCGACGCCTGGAGCCCAGGCGCCCCGGTCCGCGGCCAGGGCCAGGGTGGGCAGAAGCAGCAGGAGCACGGCGAGGGCCGCGCGGGACGACGAACGAGGGGGATGCATTGGGGGAAAAGCCTCCCGGAAAAGGGTCCGGGAGACAGGGAGGGCGGACCCCGGGAAAGCGGGTCAAGAGCCCTGAAAGATTTTCCTGAGCGCTCCTGGATGGTTGGTCAGCGAACGGAGGAGCTGGCCCCCTGGATCAGGGTGACCGGCCTCCAGGCCCAGGACCTAGGATTCGCCTCCATGAAGTTTCTAGGTGAGTTGGACGAGGCCTCTCTCGCGCGGACCCAGCGGTGCAACCGTCGCCTCGCGGATCCGAACCGTCTGCAGGCCATCCGGGACACCGGGCTGATGGACACGCCTCAGGAGGAGGCCTTTGACCGCCTCGCCCGCCTGGCGGCGCAGCTGCTCAACGTCCCGCTGACCATCATGTCGCTGGTGGACTCGAACCGGCAGTTCTTCAAGGCGGACTTCGGCCTGCCCTCGCCCTTCCGGGAAACACGGACGCTGCCCATCGACGCGTCGCTGTGCCGCTACACGCTCGAGGGAGAGCCCATCATCTCCTCGAACGCGCCCGCGGATTCGTTCCTGAAGTTCCATCCGTCCACCGGGCCCTGGGGCATCGTCGCCCTCATCGTGCTGCCGTTGATCAACCCGGAAGGGCACGTGCTGGGGACCTTCTGCTGCATCCAGCCCTCGGTGCGCGAGTGGACCGCACAGGACCACCTGGTGATGAAGGAGCTGACGGCCTCCATCATGACGGAGATCAACCTCCGCGATCAGCTCCGCAAGCTGAAGGCCGAGCAGCGGATGCGGGACACGTTCGTCGCGGCGCTCACGCACGACCTGCGCACGCCCCTGACGGCGTCCAAGCTGAGCGTGCAGCTGATGGGCAGGCGTCATGCGGGCCTGCCGGGCGTCCAGACCTCCGTGGGCCGCGTGACGGCGAGCCTGGACCGCGCGGAGCGGATGATCCAGAACCTCCTGGACGCCAGCCGCATCCAGGCCGGCAAGCTCGTGGCGCTGGAGGTGCGGGAGTGCGACCTCCACGCGGTCGCGGCCCAGACGCTGGATGAGCTCTCTGCGCTCTACCCGGGGCGCTACGAGCTGAAGGCGGAAGGTGAGTTCACGATGCGGGCGGATCCGCTCGGGCTGCGCCGCATCGTGGAGAACCTGGCCTCCAACGCGGCGAAGTACGGCGCGCCGGGCACCCCGATTGAAGTCCGGCTCGAGCGGGATGAAACCCAGGTGAGGCTCCAGGTGCGCAACCAGGGCACGCCCATCGCCGAGGAGGACCTGCAGACCATCTTCGAGCCGTTCCACCGCACGCGGTCCGCCACGGAGAGCGCGGAGAAGGGCTGGGGACTGGGGCTGCCCCTGGTGCGAGGCCTGGCCGAAGCGCACGGAGGCAAGGCCACGGTGACGAGCGGCGCCGAGGAGGGGACCTGCTTCACCATCACCCTTCCGCTGGACGCGAGCGCACGACAGCGGCGTTCCGCGTAGGGGATGGGGAGCGCGAGGGGGGTGTTCCTGGGGCTATCCTTTCCCCATGGCCATTCCCGCTCATTACGACGCCCTCTCCGCGCTGGAGCTGGTGGCCATCGCGCTCCTCGAGGTGAAGGGGGATTGGACCTGGGCCGCGTACGAGGCGCTGCGAAAGCGGGACCAGGAGGAGGTGTTCGAGGCCGCCGTGCAGTTGCTGCGGTCTCCCTCCGCGCGGGAGCGATCCTTGGGTGCGGATCTCCTCGTCCAGGCGACCGGCTACGACGAGGAGGCACGCCTTGAACGCGGGGCGCGGTCCGCGGACGTCCTCCTGGCCGCGATCCCCACCGAGCAGGACGCCCGCGTCCTCTGGGCGATGGGCCAC belongs to Corallococcus exiguus and includes:
- a CDS encoding GAF domain-containing sensor histidine kinase — its product is MKFLGELDEASLARTQRCNRRLADPNRLQAIRDTGLMDTPQEEAFDRLARLAAQLLNVPLTIMSLVDSNRQFFKADFGLPSPFRETRTLPIDASLCRYTLEGEPIISSNAPADSFLKFHPSTGPWGIVALIVLPLINPEGHVLGTFCCIQPSVREWTAQDHLVMKELTASIMTEINLRDQLRKLKAEQRMRDTFVAALTHDLRTPLTASKLSVQLMGRRHAGLPGVQTSVGRVTASLDRAERMIQNLLDASRIQAGKLVALEVRECDLHAVAAQTLDELSALYPGRYELKAEGEFTMRADPLGLRRIVENLASNAAKYGAPGTPIEVRLERDETQVRLQVRNQGTPIAEEDLQTIFEPFHRTRSATESAEKGWGLGLPLVRGLAEAHGGKATVTSGAEEGTCFTITLPLDASARQRRSA